In Bacillus sp. NP247, one DNA window encodes the following:
- a CDS encoding arsenic resistance protein: protein MSTIEKIQTFIILFAVTCGIVLGQFNIIHMYSDKFIVPFLFFMLYGLFLSIPLKEIKNGFRNLKFAGTSLGINFIWTPFLAWGLGALFLSDHPALWVGFIMLMVTPCTDWYLIFTEIAKGNVALSTAILPVNLILQVLLLPVYLFLFAGVMKTVAFSVLVESIVIVIVLPFLLAHATKFIMNKMKKAETLENKIIPFFSSAQIVFLSLAIVAMFASQGKYLLQNMNVVLLLLIPVLLFFIINFLLGQFIGRILHLSYKDTVSLSLTTLARNSPVALAIAVTAFPDEPLIALALVIGPLIELPVLACVSQVLLLIKKKQQYA from the coding sequence ATGAGCACTATAGAAAAGATTCAAACTTTTATTATTCTTTTTGCTGTTACATGCGGCATTGTACTCGGACAATTTAATATCATACATATGTATTCAGACAAATTTATTGTCCCCTTCTTATTTTTCATGCTATATGGATTATTCCTAAGCATCCCATTGAAAGAAATTAAAAACGGATTTCGCAATTTAAAATTCGCCGGAACAAGCCTAGGTATTAACTTTATATGGACACCTTTTCTCGCTTGGGGATTAGGCGCGTTATTTCTTTCAGATCACCCAGCACTTTGGGTTGGCTTTATTATGTTAATGGTTACTCCATGTACAGATTGGTACTTAATATTTACTGAAATAGCGAAAGGAAACGTAGCACTTTCCACAGCAATTTTGCCTGTAAATTTAATTTTACAAGTATTATTGCTACCCGTATATTTATTTTTATTTGCCGGTGTAATGAAGACTGTAGCGTTTTCTGTTTTAGTAGAAAGTATCGTTATCGTAATTGTCTTACCATTTTTACTTGCACATGCTACAAAATTCATTATGAATAAAATGAAAAAAGCTGAAACACTCGAGAATAAAATTATTCCGTTTTTCAGCTCTGCTCAAATTGTATTTTTAAGTTTGGCAATTGTAGCGATGTTTGCATCACAAGGTAAATATTTACTCCAAAATATGAATGTTGTTTTATTATTACTCATTCCTGTTCTATTGTTCTTCATCATTAATTTTTTACTAGGACAATTTATCGGGCGCATCCTGCATTTATCTTATAAAGATACAGTAAGTTTAAGCTTAACAACATTAGCAAGAAACTCGCCTGTTGCGCTCGCTATTGCTGTGACTGCTTTTCCAGACGAGCCTCTTATCGCACTTGCACTCGTTATCGGACCGTTGATTGAGTTGCCAGTACTTGCTTGTGTTTCACAAGTGTTGTTGCTTATTAAGAAAAAGCAGCAATACGCATAA
- a CDS encoding FMN-dependent NADH-azoreductase encodes MGLFSSLFGKKEEITKVEENKTMSKVLFVRANDRPAEQAISSKMYETFVSTYKEANPNTEITELDLFALDLPYYGNIAISGGYKRSQGMELTAEEEKAVATVDQYLNQFLEADKVVFAFPLWNFTVPAPLITYISYLSQAGKTFKYTANGPEGLAGDKKVVVLGARGSDYSSEQMAPMEMAVNYVTTVLGFWGITNPETVVIEGHNQYPDRSQQIVEEGLENVKKVAAKF; translated from the coding sequence ATGGGATTATTTAGCTCATTATTTGGTAAAAAAGAAGAAATTACGAAAGTAGAGGAGAATAAAACAATGTCAAAAGTATTATTTGTAAGAGCAAACGATCGTCCAGCGGAGCAAGCAATTAGTTCAAAAATGTATGAAACATTTGTAAGCACTTATAAAGAAGCGAACCCCAATACAGAAATTACAGAGTTAGATTTATTTGCATTAGATCTTCCTTATTACGGAAATATCGCAATTTCAGGTGGTTATAAACGTAGTCAAGGAATGGAGTTAACAGCTGAAGAAGAAAAGGCTGTAGCAACAGTAGATCAATATTTAAATCAGTTTTTAGAAGCTGATAAAGTTGTATTTGCGTTCCCATTATGGAACTTCACAGTACCCGCACCATTAATCACATATATTTCATACCTTTCTCAAGCTGGAAAAACGTTTAAATATACAGCGAATGGTCCAGAAGGTTTAGCTGGTGATAAGAAAGTAGTTGTACTAGGTGCTCGTGGTTCAGATTACTCTTCAGAGCAAATGGCTCCTATGGAAATGGCAGTTAATTATGTGACAACTGTACTTGGATTCTGGGGAATTACAAATCCAGAAACAGTGGTAATTGAAGGACACAATCAATATCCAGATCGCTCACAACAAATTGTTGAAGAAGGTTTAGAAAACGTTAAAAAAGTAGCTGCGAAATTTTAA
- the brnQ gene encoding branched-chain amino acid transport system II carrier protein — MANKVPFSFIVVIGLMLFALFFGAGNLIFPAMLGQSAGENVWIANAGFLVTGVGLPLLGVLAFGISGKDDLQSLASRAHPVFGIVFTTVLYLAIGPLFAIPRTGNVSYEIGLKPFMPEGLGSTPLILFTIIFFSITCFFSLNPAKIVDIVGKILTPIKLTFIGILVVVAFINPIGEMQAPVEGYTSHAFFKGFQEGYLTMDTLASFVFGIIIINAIKEKGAKTKTQIMVVCAKATIIAASILAIIYTALSYMGASSVAKLGHLENGGEVLAKVSNYYFGSYGGVLLGLMITVACLTTSVGLVSACSSFFHKLFPNIPYKAIAITLCVFSAIVANVGLTQLIAVSVPVLTAIYPLAIVLIFLTFFHSLFKGRAEVYQVSLIVTFIISLFDGLSAAGVNIEVVSKVFTKFLPMQEVGLGWIFPAIIGGFIGYGISVVKTKNGVQPAADANKKIS, encoded by the coding sequence ATGGCGAATAAAGTACCGTTTTCGTTCATAGTAGTTATTGGATTAATGTTGTTTGCACTATTTTTTGGAGCAGGGAATTTAATATTCCCAGCGATGCTTGGTCAATCGGCAGGTGAAAATGTTTGGATTGCTAACGCTGGATTTTTAGTAACAGGAGTGGGGTTGCCACTACTTGGTGTATTGGCATTTGGGATTTCAGGTAAAGACGATTTACAGTCATTAGCAAGTCGCGCTCACCCAGTATTCGGGATTGTATTTACAACAGTTTTATACTTAGCGATCGGTCCGTTATTTGCAATACCAAGAACAGGGAATGTATCTTATGAAATTGGTCTTAAGCCTTTTATGCCAGAAGGACTAGGTTCTACACCTTTAATTCTTTTTACAATTATATTCTTTAGCATCACTTGTTTTTTTTCGCTAAATCCTGCGAAAATTGTCGATATTGTTGGAAAAATATTAACGCCAATTAAATTGACATTCATCGGTATTTTAGTAGTCGTTGCTTTTATTAATCCGATTGGAGAAATGCAAGCACCAGTTGAAGGGTATACATCACATGCATTTTTCAAAGGATTCCAAGAAGGATACTTAACAATGGATACGCTCGCATCATTCGTATTCGGAATCATCATCATTAATGCAATTAAAGAAAAAGGTGCGAAAACGAAAACGCAAATTATGGTCGTTTGTGCAAAAGCGACAATCATTGCAGCATCTATTTTAGCAATTATTTATACAGCACTTTCTTATATGGGAGCTTCAAGTGTTGCGAAGCTTGGACATTTAGAGAACGGCGGAGAAGTATTAGCGAAAGTTTCTAACTACTATTTCGGATCATATGGCGGAGTATTATTAGGGTTAATGATTACAGTTGCTTGTTTAACAACTAGTGTGGGACTTGTATCAGCATGTTCTTCATTCTTCCATAAGTTATTCCCAAATATTCCTTACAAAGCAATTGCAATCACGCTATGTGTATTTAGTGCAATTGTTGCAAACGTAGGATTAACACAATTAATCGCAGTTTCTGTTCCAGTATTAACAGCAATTTATCCGCTAGCAATTGTATTGATTTTCTTAACATTCTTCCATTCACTATTTAAAGGAAGAGCTGAAGTTTATCAAGTGAGTTTAATCGTAACATTTATCATCAGCTTATTCGATGGATTAAGTGCAGCTGGAGTTAACATTGAAGTAGTAAGCAAAGTGTTCACTAAATTTCTTCCGATGCAGGAAGTAGGATTAGGCTGGATCTTCCCAGCGATTATCGGTGGATTTATCGGCTATGGTATTAGCGTTGTAAAAACGAAAAATGGAGTGCAACCAGCAGCTGATGCAAATAAGAAAATAAGTTAA
- a CDS encoding VOC family protein, with the protein MKKTIDHIGIAVRDIDSTIRFYETVLSGTLIDRYVSEAPGVESEVAILEVDGDRIELLAPTNNTTSPIARFIKQKGKGVHHVAYRVDDLDVALEELKEQGIRTLEHTLRMNKHGRRLIYLNPADTEGTIIEYCDYPEVK; encoded by the coding sequence ATGAAAAAAACAATTGATCATATCGGCATCGCAGTTCGTGATATAGATAGTACGATACGTTTTTATGAAACGGTTTTGTCAGGAACTTTAATCGACCGTTACGTAAGTGAAGCACCAGGTGTTGAAAGTGAAGTAGCCATTCTTGAAGTTGATGGTGATAGAATCGAATTACTTGCGCCAACGAATAATACAACTTCTCCAATAGCACGATTTATAAAGCAAAAAGGGAAAGGTGTCCATCACGTTGCGTATCGTGTAGATGATTTAGATGTAGCTTTAGAAGAATTAAAGGAACAGGGTATTCGAACGTTAGAACATACGCTTCGAATGAATAAACATGGTAGAAGGTTAATTTATCTTAACCCAGCGGATACGGAAGGGACAATTATTGAATATTGTGATTATCCGGAAGTGAAATAA
- a CDS encoding glycosyltransferase — protein sequence MEISNSAENFNVLFVTSSVPVYFPVLEESIYNSLKKAIRNVTMVTYENLVKTALKIKPALIIVFHGFEEGIIKGIQDLKQYNFKTALWLTDDPYFTDVTKNLVLDYDYVFTQDTGCIDFYKDLGCDNVYYLPLAAEPPAYTPILREEEYIFDISFIGTAFDNRLAFIDSIAEYLVTKNTLIIGCNWDRLKSYELLKDKILLLPFLVYENSIGYYKKSKINMNIHRSIEDLTFNRNRVKVNACSINNRTFEIASTGSFQMTDIRSDLEKCYIPGVQIETFTSAVDFIEKAERYLSNPVQRKKIAMEGLKRTLIEHTYDKRVQQLLKIIEMNPKKENEI from the coding sequence GTGGAGATTTCAAATAGTGCTGAAAATTTTAACGTATTATTTGTTACATCTAGTGTTCCTGTCTATTTTCCGGTGCTAGAGGAATCTATATATAATAGTTTGAAAAAGGCAATTCGTAATGTAACGATGGTAACATACGAAAATTTGGTGAAAACGGCTTTAAAGATAAAACCGGCACTCATTATTGTATTTCATGGTTTTGAAGAAGGGATAATTAAGGGAATTCAAGATTTAAAACAATATAACTTTAAAACTGCACTCTGGCTTACAGATGACCCTTACTTTACAGATGTGACGAAAAACTTAGTGCTTGATTATGATTATGTGTTTACGCAAGATACAGGATGTATTGATTTTTATAAAGATTTAGGTTGTGATAATGTATATTATTTGCCTTTAGCAGCAGAACCTCCTGCATATACGCCGATACTTAGGGAAGAGGAATACATATTTGATATTAGTTTCATAGGGACTGCTTTTGATAATCGGCTCGCATTTATTGATTCAATTGCAGAGTACTTAGTGACTAAAAATACTCTAATTATAGGTTGTAATTGGGATAGACTAAAAAGTTATGAGTTATTGAAAGATAAAATTTTACTTTTACCATTTTTGGTTTACGAAAACAGTATAGGATATTACAAAAAAAGTAAAATCAACATGAATATACATCGCTCGATAGAGGATTTAACATTTAATAGAAATAGAGTAAAAGTAAATGCTTGTTCTATTAATAATCGTACATTCGAAATAGCTAGTACAGGTTCTTTTCAAATGACGGATATTCGTTCAGATTTAGAAAAGTGTTATATTCCAGGGGTACAAATTGAGACATTTACCTCAGCGGTTGATTTTATAGAGAAAGCTGAAAGATATTTATCGAACCCGGTACAAAGAAAGAAAATTGCGATGGAAGGGCTGAAGAGAACGCTAATCGAACATACATATGATAAAAGGGTACAACAGCTGTTAAAAATAATTGAAATGAACCCTAAAAAAGAAAATGAAATTTAA
- a CDS encoding copper resistance CopC/CopD family protein produces MIVKVIRRLGAWLLIACVFIIFIPKSTSAHAYVVKSNPTENETLKKAPSIVKIEFDEDIQVSSFNTLFVRDTSGQRVDLKDAHIDTKNKKLLEAGLKENLKNGLYSIQWKAISADGHPIQGVIPFRIGLAEAGTDDIKVEEMGYVPQIDMIMERGILYTSFSLFIGVLLFNLILYKGSASQVQSRSKKIIWISLFGIFISLLFNLPLQAKINADVSWLEAFDPLLLKETLQLSVFGYVWITQMALISTLMIVTYFAVKSERLSSFKVWSIPIVLFIGLLVMKAFNSHAYGLKFKEIAVVMDFLHLFAASLWMGGLSSIVLLLRKEDDKWTMYWDAIKRFSPWATGAVIVILLTGLFNSTFFIPTIHSLFDTKYGLALLAKILLFVCMGILGIIHYVKGRMRAQQRLGATVKVEFIIGIIVFVIVAFMTNVQTPPMPPTGPFTESKQLDNGYELTLHVSPNKVGQNTFHITLKDENGRPVTDMEQIVLTTQSLDMNMGKGSFKVSAVSPGEYEAEGMYINMTGNWNIQVHGLTKSLDSFDTDYKFIVGGR; encoded by the coding sequence ATGATTGTGAAAGTAATACGAAGGTTAGGGGCATGGCTATTAATTGCGTGCGTGTTTATTATATTCATACCAAAAAGCACATCCGCTCATGCGTACGTTGTGAAATCAAATCCTACTGAAAATGAAACGTTGAAGAAAGCACCATCTATTGTGAAAATTGAATTCGATGAGGACATACAAGTTTCAAGTTTTAATACATTGTTCGTAAGAGATACCTCAGGTCAAAGAGTAGATTTAAAAGATGCTCATATTGATACGAAAAACAAAAAATTATTAGAAGCTGGGTTAAAAGAGAATCTCAAAAATGGTCTTTACTCTATTCAGTGGAAAGCTATTTCAGCTGATGGACATCCAATTCAAGGAGTTATTCCATTCCGTATTGGATTAGCAGAAGCGGGAACAGATGATATAAAAGTAGAAGAGATGGGCTATGTTCCCCAAATCGATATGATTATGGAACGCGGAATTTTATATACAAGTTTTTCTCTATTTATCGGTGTTCTATTATTTAATCTTATCCTTTATAAAGGAAGTGCAAGTCAAGTTCAGTCGAGGAGTAAGAAAATAATATGGATATCATTATTTGGGATATTCATTAGTTTACTTTTCAATTTACCGTTGCAAGCGAAAATAAATGCTGATGTTTCATGGCTAGAAGCATTCGATCCTTTATTATTAAAAGAAACATTACAGCTATCTGTTTTTGGGTATGTATGGATCACTCAAATGGCTCTTATTAGTACGCTTATGATTGTTACATATTTTGCAGTGAAGAGTGAGAGGCTTTCGTCGTTTAAAGTATGGAGCATTCCAATTGTATTATTTATTGGGTTACTTGTTATGAAAGCCTTCAATAGTCATGCATATGGATTAAAGTTTAAAGAAATTGCTGTCGTTATGGACTTTCTGCATTTATTCGCAGCTTCGTTATGGATGGGGGGGCTATCATCGATTGTTCTTCTGTTACGTAAAGAGGATGACAAGTGGACTATGTATTGGGATGCGATTAAGCGTTTTTCGCCATGGGCAACAGGTGCTGTCATTGTGATTTTATTAACGGGTCTTTTTAACAGTACATTTTTTATTCCCACGATCCATTCCCTATTTGATACGAAGTATGGATTGGCCTTATTAGCAAAGATACTTTTATTCGTGTGTATGGGGATATTGGGAATTATTCATTATGTGAAAGGGAGAATGCGAGCGCAGCAAAGGTTAGGAGCTACGGTGAAAGTAGAGTTTATCATTGGAATTATCGTTTTCGTAATCGTAGCTTTTATGACAAATGTACAAACGCCGCCGATGCCTCCTACGGGACCTTTTACAGAGAGTAAACAATTAGATAATGGATATGAACTTACTTTACATGTAAGTCCTAATAAGGTAGGACAGAATACATTTCATATTACTTTGAAGGATGAGAATGGACGGCCTGTTACTGATATGGAACAAATTGTATTGACGACTCAATCTTTAGATATGAATATGGGCAAAGGTTCATTTAAAGTTTCGGCAGTGTCACCGGGAGAATATGAAGCGGAAGGTATGTATATTAACATGACAGGAAACTGGAATATACAAGTTCACGGATTAACAAAATCTCTTGATAGTTTCGATACGGATTATAAATTTATTGTAGGTGGCAGATAA
- a CDS encoding YcnI family protein — translation MKRIKKLGTTMIATIIAMGIFSLPVSAHVTVKPATSDVSSWETYTIKVPVEKNMATTKVTLKIPSGVEFQQYEPVPGWKVEEQKDAAGKVKTVIWEATGEGILPGQFQRFTFVAKNPDKEQQIAWNAYQQYKDGEIVEWTGDEKAEKPHSLTTIAKGTSLTGEHGEVSSVEKNEGTSNMQTIAIALSVLAIVSSVGTCVFVVRRKK, via the coding sequence ATGAAACGTATAAAAAAATTAGGAACAACAATGATCGCAACAATAATTGCAATGGGGATTTTTTCGTTACCTGTTAGTGCTCACGTAACTGTGAAACCAGCAACTTCTGACGTTAGCTCTTGGGAGACTTATACAATAAAGGTACCTGTTGAAAAGAATATGGCAACAACAAAAGTCACACTGAAAATACCGTCTGGAGTCGAGTTTCAACAGTACGAGCCAGTGCCAGGGTGGAAAGTGGAAGAACAAAAAGATGCAGCTGGAAAAGTTAAAACTGTAATATGGGAAGCAACAGGAGAAGGGATTTTACCTGGTCAGTTCCAACGATTTACTTTCGTTGCTAAAAATCCAGATAAAGAGCAACAAATAGCTTGGAATGCATATCAACAATATAAAGATGGAGAAATTGTTGAATGGACAGGCGATGAGAAAGCTGAGAAGCCCCATTCACTTACTACGATTGCAAAAGGTACATCATTAACAGGAGAACATGGTGAAGTATCTAGTGTGGAAAAAAATGAAGGTACAAGTAATATGCAAACAATAGCAATTGCCTTATCAGTTTTAGCGATTGTATCTTCCGTAGGTACGTGTGTTTTTGTAGTACGTCGTAAAAAGTAG
- a CDS encoding alpha/beta fold hydrolase, protein MVLQYKEFGDSSSPLMVFIHGGGVSGWMWDKQIKHFTSFHCLVPDLPEQGENSSKDHFSIHFSAEKIIELVEEKGQGKTVIVIGFSLGAQVLIAMLSMKPNLIQYAMINSALVKLIPFAKTLIRSLGLTYPLIKSKTFSKIQAKSMCIDETQFDHYYHESCQISKNAFVRILEENMSFTIPKGFENASSNILVTVGENEKRIMKDSMTAILESNPNCTGIIIPKIGHGIPLANPQLFNTLIENWLKHDNLPEEVMTVN, encoded by the coding sequence ATGGTTTTACAGTATAAAGAATTTGGAGATTCAAGCTCTCCACTTATGGTTTTTATTCATGGGGGCGGAGTCAGTGGATGGATGTGGGACAAACAAATTAAACATTTTACTAGCTTTCACTGCCTTGTTCCTGATTTACCCGAGCAAGGGGAAAATAGTAGTAAGGATCATTTTTCAATACACTTTAGTGCTGAAAAAATCATTGAATTAGTTGAAGAAAAAGGACAAGGTAAAACTGTTATAGTAATCGGTTTTTCGTTAGGTGCTCAAGTATTAATTGCAATGCTCAGCATGAAACCAAACTTAATTCAATACGCTATGATAAATAGCGCATTAGTTAAACTAATTCCTTTCGCTAAAACATTAATAAGATCCCTTGGCTTAACCTATCCACTTATAAAGAGTAAGACGTTTTCCAAAATACAAGCAAAATCAATGTGCATAGATGAAACACAATTTGATCACTATTATCATGAAAGTTGTCAAATAAGTAAAAATGCATTTGTGAGGATATTAGAAGAAAATATGTCGTTTACAATACCAAAAGGTTTCGAGAATGCTAGTAGCAATATATTAGTGACTGTTGGAGAAAACGAAAAAAGAATCATGAAAGACTCGATGACTGCAATCCTTGAAAGCAATCCTAATTGCACAGGTATTATCATTCCTAAAATCGGTCATGGAATCCCTTTAGCAAATCCCCAACTATTTAATACTTTAATTGAAAACTGGCTTAAGCATGATAACCTACCAGAAGAAGTAATGACAGTCAATTGA
- a CDS encoding DMT family transporter: MTQLSRTKTAIILTFLVIMWGINWPLSKFALHYTPPVLFAGIRTLIGGFILLIFALPKYKQLNLKETWHLYFISALLNIILFYGLQTVGLQYMPAGLFSAIVFLQPVLLGIFSWIWLEEAMYGLKIFGLILGFIGVGVISSSSLTGHISIIGVLLALGCAIGWALGTVFIKKTGHRVNAIWMVTLQLIIGGFCLIGFGSEFESWSNIAWSIPFVSVLLFISFFVIAMGWLAYFTLVGAGEASKVGAYTFLIPLIAIIVSSIFLHEAITISLFIGLLFIIVSICFVNIKPKALAVRQQVEVK; encoded by the coding sequence GTGACACAGCTTTCTCGAACAAAAACGGCCATAATCCTTACATTTCTCGTTATTATGTGGGGAATTAATTGGCCGTTATCTAAATTCGCTCTGCATTACACACCACCCGTACTCTTTGCAGGGATTAGAACTTTAATAGGAGGATTTATCTTACTTATTTTCGCATTACCGAAATACAAACAATTAAATTTAAAGGAAACTTGGCATTTATACTTTATTTCAGCTTTACTCAATATTATTTTGTTTTACGGACTACAAACTGTCGGACTTCAATACATGCCCGCCGGACTCTTCTCCGCAATCGTATTTCTCCAACCTGTCTTACTCGGCATTTTCTCATGGATTTGGCTTGAAGAGGCAATGTATGGCTTGAAAATTTTCGGACTTATTCTTGGATTTATTGGTGTTGGGGTTATTAGCTCTAGTAGTTTAACTGGACATATTTCTATTATCGGTGTACTACTTGCTTTAGGATGCGCTATCGGCTGGGCACTCGGCACAGTATTTATTAAGAAAACCGGACACCGCGTTAATGCCATTTGGATGGTAACACTTCAGCTTATTATTGGCGGATTTTGCTTAATCGGATTTGGTTCAGAATTTGAGAGCTGGTCTAACATCGCTTGGAGTATACCATTTGTAAGTGTACTACTCTTTATTTCATTCTTCGTTATTGCAATGGGATGGCTCGCTTACTTTACACTTGTAGGAGCTGGTGAGGCAAGTAAAGTTGGGGCTTATACGTTCCTTATCCCACTGATCGCTATTATTGTAAGTTCAATTTTCTTACATGAGGCCATTACAATTAGCTTATTCATCGGACTTTTATTTATTATCGTAAGCATTTGTTTTGTAAATATAAAGCCGAAAGCACTTGCTGTAAGGCAGCAAGTTGAAGTGAAATAA
- a CDS encoding LysR family transcriptional regulator — MTITQLQVLIKTVELGSFTKAAGMLNMTQPAVSHAISSIESELGVTILIRDKRKGLLVTDVGNRILVHIREILNGVEKIEQEVAMEKGHEIGTIRIGSFPSASAHFLPKMINLFKEKYPNLEVVLCEGTIKEVEDWLVSRVVDIGIIILPNKDMEIVPLTKGKMVVVLREDHPLCKKKSITISDLENEPIILCKGGYEPPIIDMFKQANVPLRAEYVISTVTTALNMIQEGLGIAILAELSLTSLPKNIQTRELEPQVWREIALAVPSLKDSSLAVQLFIEEFQELFAE, encoded by the coding sequence ATGACCATTACACAACTTCAAGTTTTAATTAAAACGGTTGAATTAGGAAGTTTTACGAAGGCTGCTGGGATGTTGAATATGACGCAACCAGCTGTAAGTCATGCAATTTCAAGCATTGAGTCAGAGTTAGGAGTTACTATTCTTATACGTGATAAACGAAAAGGATTACTCGTTACGGATGTAGGAAACAGAATTCTTGTACATATTAGAGAAATTTTGAACGGTGTAGAGAAGATTGAACAAGAAGTAGCGATGGAGAAAGGGCACGAAATTGGGACGATTCGAATTGGGAGTTTTCCGAGTGCTTCTGCACATTTCTTGCCCAAAATGATAAATCTTTTTAAGGAGAAGTATCCGAACTTAGAAGTCGTTCTTTGTGAAGGAACGATTAAAGAAGTTGAAGATTGGTTAGTATCGAGGGTTGTTGATATCGGAATTATTATTTTGCCTAATAAAGATATGGAGATCGTGCCCTTAACGAAGGGGAAAATGGTTGTTGTCTTAAGAGAGGATCATCCTTTGTGTAAGAAGAAATCTATTACAATAAGTGATTTAGAGAATGAACCAATCATATTATGTAAGGGTGGATATGAACCTCCCATTATTGATATGTTTAAACAAGCGAACGTACCACTTCGGGCTGAATATGTAATTTCGACAGTTACAACAGCTTTAAATATGATTCAAGAAGGATTGGGAATCGCAATTTTGGCTGAGTTATCTTTAACGAGTTTACCAAAGAATATACAAACGAGAGAATTGGAACCACAAGTATGGAGAGAAATTGCTTTAGCTGTTCCTTCGTTAAAGGATTCTTCACTCGCTGTACAGCTATTTATTGAAGAATTCCAAGAGTTATTTGCAGAATAA
- a CDS encoding Rrf2 family transcriptional regulator, translating to MKISSRFSIAVHILSILKNNPSSVCTSDYMAESVNTNPVVIRKIMFYLKQSGFVYVNRGPGGAGLLKDLHEITLLDVYHAVNVVEEDKLFHFHEQPNPDCPIGANIQAVLEVILIQAQSAMEEVLRNITMGQLFESLQQKMNA from the coding sequence ATGAAAATTAGTAGCCGCTTTTCTATAGCTGTTCATATTTTATCTATTTTAAAAAACAATCCATCTTCAGTTTGCACTTCGGACTATATGGCCGAAAGTGTAAATACAAATCCGGTAGTCATTCGTAAAATAATGTTTTACTTGAAACAATCTGGATTTGTTTACGTAAATCGCGGACCAGGTGGCGCGGGATTATTAAAGGATTTACATGAAATCACATTGTTAGATGTGTACCATGCAGTGAATGTAGTAGAAGAAGACAAACTATTTCATTTTCACGAGCAACCGAATCCAGATTGCCCAATTGGAGCGAATATTCAAGCGGTGTTAGAAGTTATTTTAATTCAAGCACAATCCGCGATGGAAGAAGTTTTGAGAAATATTACGATGGGGCAGTTATTTGAATCTTTACAACAAAAAATGAATGCATAA
- a CDS encoding DsbA family oxidoreductase has translation MAVKMKVYSDFICPFCFLAKGPLDEVAKEKDVEIEWMPFELRPSPYSKIDPWNEPDKLGSWDSFILPTAKKLGVEMRLPRVSPHPYTHLAFEGCEFAKERGLGNEYHHRVFTAFFQEEQNIEDIDVLTKLAVEVGLPEAEFKDALVTRKYKEKHQEAIQHAYDEANIMAVPTVMIGDEVIQGLASKETLQRVIDKEIEKDKTNSFEGMQCNTDGYC, from the coding sequence ATGGCTGTGAAAATGAAAGTATACTCAGATTTTATATGTCCGTTTTGCTTTTTAGCAAAAGGTCCATTAGATGAAGTAGCGAAAGAGAAAGATGTGGAAATCGAATGGATGCCATTTGAATTGCGTCCAAGTCCATATTCTAAAATAGATCCTTGGAACGAGCCAGATAAGTTGGGTTCATGGGATTCTTTCATTCTTCCTACTGCAAAAAAATTAGGGGTTGAAATGCGTCTGCCACGTGTTTCCCCGCATCCATATACACATTTAGCTTTTGAAGGATGTGAATTTGCGAAAGAACGTGGACTAGGAAATGAGTATCATCACCGCGTATTCACCGCATTTTTCCAAGAAGAACAAAATATTGAAGATATTGATGTGTTAACAAAACTAGCGGTAGAAGTAGGGCTTCCTGAAGCTGAATTTAAAGATGCTTTAGTAACTCGAAAATATAAAGAAAAACATCAAGAAGCAATTCAGCATGCATATGATGAAGCGAATATTATGGCGGTACCAACTGTCATGATTGGTGATGAAGTCATTCAAGGGCTTGCTAGTAAAGAAACGTTACAAAGAGTAATTGATAAAGAAATCGAAAAGGATAAAACAAATTCATTTGAAGGTATGCAATGTAATACGGATGGATATTGCTAA